In the Octopus bimaculoides isolate UCB-OBI-ISO-001 chromosome 7, ASM119413v2, whole genome shotgun sequence genome, GCATCAAATAACGTGAATAATTGATAAGAAGCGAAAAAGGGGCAACGTAATTTTTATGACAGCATCGGTTTCTTCGTCTCTGTTTTCCCCTACCTTATATAGTTGGCATGTATCTACCACCTTCTGTTCACCCACAGCTACATCAAGTTACACAGCTACTTCTACCGCTTCCTGAAAGTTCTtcctatcaccatcaccaccacctccaccaccaacattatAGTCTTCCATATTTTCTTACTTTGGTCGCTATTACCAAGAATATCATCGCATTTCTCACCTCCTCCTTCTACTCCTAAACAccactccttcttcttctcttcatccCTAAAACTATTTCCTCGCTTACTTGTTCTCTGATGTTAGaatctcattttctcttcttccacTCGTAACTTAAATTTCTTATTTCTCCCACCAACATTCTAcccgctctctctgtctctctctctctctctctctctctcNNNNNNNNNNgtgtgtatgtgtgtgtgtgtgtgtgtgtgtgtgtgtgtgtgtgtgcctcttctatctatctatctatctatctcattctctttAACTTACCTTTCCATTGTAGTAATTACACCTtgctcaaatattttctttctttctttctctcatatgcttttcttacattttttttttacatcaggaGGGCCATCTTTCTAGTTTTTATGTGAAATCTTCAATCGTACCACAAAGAGGTAAAATAAAAAACTTATAGCTTATAACATTCGTCTGTTTCAGCTACCACCCAGCAAGAATAGGTTAACAACAGCGTCGAAGAAAACGTTTTCTAGAATTTCTAATTTCTGATCTTATTGATACTAACTTTCATCCctctggaatcgataaaataaagtacgagtctCAAGTATTAGGGTCGGTGGTATCCACAAGCactctcccttcaaaattgttggctttgcgccaaaattagacaaggtcatcataatcatcatcataatcaccatcatcatcattatacattaatctatgtatgcaggtatgtataatTGGCtgagtatgcgtatatgtgtgtatacgcgcgcgcgcgtctgtctgtgtgtgtgtgtgtgcgtgtgcgtgcgtgtgcgtgagagaTATGCTCAATTGTATTTTGACGGCAGTATTTATAGATATCATGCAAATATTGCGGAGAGTATAGTCTTGTATTTGTGAACAGTCGTCGTCGCCGTTGTTCTCACCgtccttcttgttgttgttgttgttgttattgttgtcgtcgtcgttgttgttgttgttgttgttctaatgCGTACGAACGAGCGTCTCTTGTAACTTTTTCTCCGATTAAATATAAAAACCACCAAAGATTTCAGCGGAACACAAGTTGttgttaagaaatttttttttccaaaatctcTTTGAAAAGTATACGAGCCAGAAATGAGGTTATTTTTATAAGTGTTGCGTTTTTTGAACCATTTTCAGTGAATTCTAACCAGTTGTTGCTGCAGCAGTCGATATGCGCAATGTGTAACCAAGATAAGCCAATCCTTCACACATTTTGCGTATTTTAAGTTGAGAAGTGTTGGAATAAAGAGCTAGCAAtacgtctgtatgtttgtttgttttcagaaatatatgcatattgatttacatataattttctattttcttgttttgtttttactataaGAATATAGAAATGAAGTGAATACTGTCCATTGTGAGTAGTCGTTTTAAGTCAGAGCATAAGTTTACTCAAAATAAAACGTTTTCGGAAGATATTTTGATGGCGGTTTctctgttgatgttttttttttttaaatccattcgatatttaatgttttaatggGAAACAAATACGAGTTTTTTTTTCACACAAGGAAGATTTATTGTTCACAGAATATGGCCATTGAAATTATTTCAGACTTGTTTGTAGAAAACATACGTAGCTACATACATAATTTCAAAAAAcgagtatacacgcatatatacgtgcatacatatgttcatacatacatacatacatacatacatacatacatacatacatacataggtgtttaattacatacataaatatgtgcatacatatatacacatacatgcttacatatgttcatacaagCATACTCGTAtgagtatacaaacatatatgcatacacgcgtgcgtaattatgtacataaatacatacatacatacatacatacatacatacacacacatacacacacacatccatacatacatgtacgtatatatacatacatgtatgcatacatgcatacatacgtatatgcaaacataatCTTCCTCTGTTAAGTTTAACATAGTTAtttaacaattaacaataattTAACAATTAACAAGCAAACAAGTTGGGAACGATTGGGTGATACAAgttcaaaatatcaacaaaaggtTTTCAtaacttaaaagaaaatgaaagaaattattaacttaattttcatatattttttttttaattaacctaCCACTAACAATAATAAAGGTTGCTTGAAATGTGTAGCGTAAGATTTGAATGTCATAAGAAAATGTAATACGAACCAGTCCAAGATACAATTATTGGGCATTAATACTGTCAAACAATGACGCTCAGAAAATCTTGACAATTTTAAAGCAATTACTTAGATTTGTCTTTATGAATTATTCTTGCATGCTTTTCGNNNNNNNNNNNNNNNNNNNNNNNNNNNNNNNNNNNNNNNNNNNNNNNNNNNNNNNNNNNNNNNNNNNNNNNNNNNNNNNNNNNNNNNNNNNNNNNNNNNNNNNNNNNNNGGGGGTTCTGGGGATGGGGGAGtgtgttttgcatttgtttttgtttttgtggggtGGTTAGATAAGCTCTTAATCTTAACAGTTCTAATCCATCATTTGGGTGCACGCTTCATCCAAATCTTCGCacaaagttttaaatttcttCTGTTCTTCTTCGAGCTCTTTTGTGAGCTTGTCGATATCATTCTCAAGTTTTTGGACGTTTCGTTCGGCTTCCAATGCCCGGTTTTCGGCAGACTGGAGCTTCTCAGAATCCTCTTCGGCTTGCACTCGTTTCTCTTCCACTTGACTTTCAGATCGGGTAAGATCTAATTCTAAAAGATTGATTTTCCGGTTTAAATCTTGTGTCTCGCTCTCCGTCTCCGATAATTTCTCTTCTGTATATCTCATCATGTCCTGTGCTTTTTCTAATTGGGCAGATACTTCATCAAATTCTCTTTGTAAATTACTATACTTCTTGTGCATCCACACCAACTCCTCGTcaactttctttttgtcttcttccaCCAACTGGTATTTAGCTAAACTTTCGTTCAAATCATCGTTCTCTTTCTCCAGAGCTCCATACTTTTTCTGTAAAAACATAAAATCATCTTGAATTTTATCGCGTTCTTCTTCAACCTGCCTCAGCCTTAATTCCAGTTCCTCGGCTTTTTCCAGAGCATTTACTCGCTCTGCGATTAAGGcattcattttcttcttgcaCGCTtccatgtttatttgtgtattttatatataagtgaatCACACGTAAAAAGTCTTGGctcaaatggaaaaataatccggaagtttattctaatatatattttggcaAGCACGACTTGGAAACAAGAGCTTCTCTCACTCCGTGGAGAATAGCTTTATGAGTCTGCAACCGAGCCAGAAGTGGTTGTAACTGAATAATCAACTAACGTTAACTACTTCAGTAGGTCTCTAAATTTTGAGGGTTACCTACCTTTGTGTGTATACGCTACGTCTTCTCACTCAATTTTTTGAAAATACAGCTCAActcaatttcaaattaaaataaatttgatctTAGGTTAAAACAACTGAACAGGACGTTCGGGTTAAGATTTGACAGTTTTTTATAAAcggaaataaaaacacaataccttatccaaaaataaaatcattttttttttttaaatcaaaatatgtcaattagattatggctgggaaatAACAGTTTACTCGGAGTGGCCGCTCTCAGCTTCCACCATAGCCTGAAGACGGTTCCGAAACCTGGTGCATCCATTCCACATTGTATCCCTTTAATTTGTTCATTCTTAAAAAGCACTTTGCTATAAAACAGAATAGTATGAGTCAACACTTTTgctatatgcctgtatacatattaTAACTGTGAACATAAAAAGAATGGAATATCCTTGCTGTGTTTGGTTATGAACGTTGaaagtctgagttcaaatctgacttGGAATTAACGTTGCTTTCATTTTtgcggggtcaatgaaattaatACCTGTTGATTACTGGGTCAGTGTCATTACTTCTTTATAAGAAACTCTACAAATTCAATTCATTTTGTTTATGATATAAGCAATATTAGGAATCAAAAGTTATAGAATAATTACTATTTTGCATGAAGGCAGTACCATAAcaaatgatatttgttttatgaCCAGCTGAAAAAcgtaaacaataattttcaagAGAGATAACTCTTGACAACTTGTACGATCAAATCTAAATAGatacttttaaaattttactttttctatccaaagcgattttaacttaatatttatacgctaccatcatcatcatcaccatcattattattattaataatatagaaaggattgaggtaactcctcctgaagatataaagtcaaaattaaaagaagatataaagtcaaaattaaaagaagagtgccgtTGTTATCTAGTggacgatatttcgacatcttgtgaaTCTTCAactggtttaaaaaataaatttgttaatctACTTCATTtcggttaatatagaaaggattattattattattattattattattattattattattattattattcaatagtcttatttttatcacgtgctttcactgaactaccgagcgcagctctgtgtgccttgagtatgtgctgtggtttgttgtagtgctcttattttcattgtattgaaagtgttttacgtaggatgtgtgcagtgcctagtaatgctattttctgtatgttatatgtacttgtaagtcctggtatttttgttatgtatttgtttgaatgctttttatcatacctaatacgcctactatgataggaattgcttctgtttttaggctTCACATTCGAGTAACccctatttccagatcttttattattattattattatcattattattattattattattattattattttactgtgaGTGTTCATAGAAATTTGCTTGCGTacaaattttatctttctttgcaCAGTTCGTGTGCACCTATGCGAGTAACCATCATTCAAATGCCATATTGACCGCTATTAACCAATTGCAcgctatttttatttaaaatttcggCGATGTTTCGGTATTAGTACATATGCCAGTCATAAATGaaagtgtgtgcgagtgtgcgttaAGCTGTTCAGCTCTGTCAAGCAGATGAAAGACAATGGCATACACTCACTCATGACGTCATAGACTTTTTACCGTAAGATCGCTAAAAATTTTATTGTGAAAATAGACGATTAATCTCTTCAATTAATAGAATCGATTTCATCTAGAAAACCTTGAGTACGTACATCTTgtgcgtgcatatttgtgtgtgtgtgcgcgcgacgTAGTTCTAAGACGTGCAGGCGTACACAGGTACTCAGTCTAGATACAGAATTGTAGACCAACATGACATTGCTGAGCTATAAATATTCTAGACTACATGTAATTGCCAATACGTCACTCACCAACATTCTGTAACAAACTAGTCTCTAGTCGGCAGGGGGAAGCCTCTTTATTTAGCCTGCTAGAATTAGAAGCTTATCATGCTCAGTTAACATTCGTCAGTTTTTTTATGAGGGCGCAGTTGATAATATAACCCTAGGTATACAAAAAGAAGCCATCATAATCTatactggaatatctttgataataTATCTGCCCGTTCAGAACTCTAGCATAGGGCTCAACAACACCTAGCTTGCCGGAATCTTGCTCGCCGCGACCTCTGTCTATCATTTCTATAATGACTTTTGCTCGTCTAGCACAGCGCGTACGGCAACTACTATCACCTAGTCAGTCCAAGTCCACCAACTTCTCCTCTATTTGTCATCctcattttgtatttgttgtcaTAAGGACAGTGCCAGACATAATCATTTAACCAATTTAAAAGacatttaaggcggcgaactggcgaGATCCTTACCGCagcgggaaaaatgcttaatggcatttacTCTGACTTTACCTTctcagttcaaactccgccggggtcaactttgccttttattttttcggggtcgataaaataagtgccagttgaactctggagtcgatataatagacttactACTGTACATAAatcactggctttgtgccaaaatttgaaaccagttttagAGACATAATATATATCGTCTGCAACTATAGCTTGTGTGGTATCAGAAGATGTAAGGGACATAACTTGCTTTTATAGATTAAACAGCTCCTGTAACATTTTCCCTTGTTGCTagccatatacatataatcaataCGCAGACGGGCAGCCTGGTGGTTAGAGTGCTGGACACACGATCATAAagatgtgagttcgattcctgcacCGAACAGtgttttgtgtccttgagcaaggcacttcatttaaCGTTGCTTCAGGTTACTCAACAAAAAATTAGCAACAGTTAAGTCTGGCGCAGCCAGTTGCGCAGCTATAGTGCATGCTGGCTGAGGCAGCCCTTGAGCTACCCCGCCCTGCATCCGACACAGACTGatgcagcagacccaaaagtggcgCTCTTTACCCATCCAGTTATGCTGCCGGTTGCACCCTTCTCTCTTTTGGCTGTATGCTGTTTGATATACCTTATTTGtctatattattcaaatatataccatTGGCTACCCAGAGTTGTTTCGACTCGGCTCGTCTTCGTTTCATTTCTGCAACTTACTTAGGCCATAAATGTATTCTTctcgcgcgtgcgtgcgtgcgtgtgtgaggaAAATCATGGGTGACCAGTATAGTTTGATGTCGTGTCCGCGGGAAGCTACATCTATATTGCAGAAACCGTATATTCACTACCGTTTATAAACCTGATATCAAAGCAATTAATATTAGTTTCTAGAAATTTGACGAGACTCCACTAGCGGTTCAAAATTTAAATCATGTTCGTGAAGACGCAGGGTGCAGTATGGCCGTACATTGATTTCTGATACATTACTTTATCGGctgtaaaaagacaaaagacgaggTTAACCTCGAAAGAATTGGAACTTAAAGCAtgaagagccggaacaaatacatCAAG is a window encoding:
- the LOC106869741 gene encoding tropomyosin: MEACKKKMNALIAERVNALEKAEELELRLRQVEEERDKIQDDFMFLQKKYGALEKENDDLNESLAKYQLVEEDKKKVDEELVWMHKKYSNLQREFDEVSAQLEKAQDMMRYTEEKLSETESETQDLNRKINLLELDLTRSESQVEEKRVQAEEDSEKLQSAENRALEAERNVQKLENDIDKLTKELEEEQKKFKTLCEDLDEACTQMMD